GAGCTGATGGGGCTGTATATTAAAGATTGACAGTGGCCTTATTGCATAAATTATATAAAGTTATTGTCATTATCTCATTCTGACATATTAAAAGGCAgggatggtaaaaaaaaaaaaataattaaaaaaaactaaacatggGTTTGTTGCAGATTCATGTGGTTGTCTGCAAAAAGGGTGCAGACATCATAGATTTGTGAAAgtatattgttttcttttgctggaTTCTTACAGACATTCTGGTGTGTTTTAACATCTTCCTTTAGCTGCTGACCAAGTAAACACTCAAGGTATACTAAAAGCAACATGACACACAATCTTTCATTTCTGACAGTTTGACGATCTTTTTTCTGGAAAGAATAGAAATATAAGACCTGACTGAATTTGCATGAGGAAGGATATATTTAATCTAAGACTTAAATTAGAGATATAAATACTAATTTCAAACAAGCACTGAAATCTAACACCATTCCTCGGGCTTCAATTTACAATCAGAGGTTTAATATAGTTGAATTCTGGGTTTGTTCtcattcaaaatataaaaaatttatGAAATTATAAGCCATTCTGTTTACACACTTTATTGAGCATCATGTCCAATATACATTGCATTGACACAAAATggggaaaataaacaaagaacaaaacacaaaaataaacaatggcGTTAGGGTGGATTACCTGGGCACACCATTTTCAGAGCATATTGCTTAATGACATTTCTAACGCACCAAATCTGTGCAAATACAGTGAACACCGGTCAGAGGAGGTCATGGTAAGTTAGAAAATTTCGACTTAAAAAGGTAACATCAACAGCCGTTATGTGATCAAACCTACAGAAGTCTATTAACTGTAcacatcacattcacacagaatGTGCTAACAATGGTAACCTATTTAAACATATCGGACTTGCTCAGATCTGATTGCATGAGCCAAAATAAAATTGTTCACGTATAACATAATTCTAAGTAGATGTCATCATGGCTTAATAGCAAGGAACATCATCaatgaaagtaaacaaaaaaaccaaTGCCTTCCAGACTTCACCTGAACAAAAGTATGTATAttcttataataataattaaaccTATTATGTTCAATCCCTATCACAAGACTTATTTATACTTTACTAAGAGAGTGAGCTATTTATAAGTCATGATCAAGAATTATAGCTCAAAATCAGTAATAGTAAAGGTGAATTATCTAAGTATGCACCATCAGAACTCAATAGCTTTACCTAATAATCCATCCAGAGTCTAAACCCACCACTGAATGTGGCAAACAAAAATCATCATTTACAGTGATCAAGAACCAAATATGCCACCAGAAAGGAAGTAAAAAGAACGGGCCTAATTCTACAACGGAGATCCTAAAAAAATTGCCATGTTAATGGATTAAAAACTCAGAAAACCATAAACTTTGTCAAATTTGTTCCACTTTTAAAATGAGGTAAGCTCCAATGCCAGTTAAACCATacacatggaaaacaaataaataggtTGTTTTTACGATCTGTTTTTGGTTGCTCATGATTCATAACAATGCTGTGTAAAGACATCAGACGACGAGATAATCAATAGACATCTTCACAGACAATTAGGACCACACAGCAGAGGAAGGGGTCAGGAATATTTGAAGTTTCTCTGACTGATTGTTGAATGAGACTCAAAGATGTTTGATCCTGAGAACTTTGCATGAACCTTCTCTTAGCATTAGCATTTCTTGTGCAAGTCATTATGTTAGAAAACAGTAGCTCTAAAATCACTGAGTAAGCCATTCCATTTATACATCCGCTGGCAATTATGGATAACAAAGCTGTCTAAGTGGATCATGCAGGTTTGAGAGTCATGGTTTTACACGCACTAGCACAGGTGACAATGCTAATCGGAGGCTGTTTCTCaaaaaaatgaagttatttAAAAGTCCCTCTTAAGTTCTCAAGCAGTCCTTCTAAATGATGAGCAAACTGTGAGAGAGTGAAGCTAAACAAAGGCAACAGTGATTCAATGACAGTGttaaaaataatcacatctATTGACAGAGATTTGCTGGGAACTACATTAATGTCTGCAGCAGGGAGAATGAGTGATGATCTTATGATAACaggctttcattttgtttgacaCAATCTGGATCACTTAATTGCATAAGAAACTTGGTATAAAGTAGAAACTGttcagcagcagataaaaaagCAAGTTAATTTACAGTAGTGACATATCTTACAtcattaatttttcaaaataaattaaattaaattaaatatacaatTCCAGGTAGGAAAGAAGTTAAATACGCTGGTAGATTTCTAAAATTGGCTCATCTTGCGGAAAATGATGACCGTTCAAAGTAACATGGTTGAAGCTAACCTGTTCCTCTGAATGGCAAAATAAGGGGTGCAAAAGCCTTTTGCTGAAATTTTCCCTCTGAGGGCATTTCCTTTaactggaaacaaaaaacaaaagacacacaaataaatcattataaTTACTGTTTAACACACGAGTGTTGGTTGAAAGATCTTAAATGACTTACCCTGGAATTTATAATTGAATCCTAATCAAATGCCATCTCTTGACTTTTTCTTACACAGCGAGCCACCTTCCTCTTGAACTCACCATTAGGGTCTTCTCTCCACTCTTTCTGCAGAGGCAACGTCAGACTCTTAACTGGCATGTATGTACTAAATGGTTTTTGAGCTGTAAATATTACAAGAATGAGAGTTGGGGGAAGGGAGTAAGTGATACAACTCACAGCAGCATCCACATTAGCTGGTGAATCACTGTTGGGGTCTGCCAGCATGGAGATAACACTAATCATTATTGTCTCTACTGTGTGGATTGGGAGCCAGCGCTCTTCAGGCTTTTCATAGCCAAACTTATCTTCTCCTGGCTCGTGCAGAATTGAGATACAAACATCTCCATTCTTTGCAACTGTGAAGAAATTTGTTCAAACAAGCAACGTAAGTCAAAGATGGATTTCATAAGAATGACACTTCAAGTCAGGGTTATGTTGCTGCTCtatcaaaagcaaaactgaaCAGCAGCTTTCAAACTTTCAAATGTAATTGATAAGATAAAGTGATTACAGTGTAGATTTGAAGCAAGGAAACATGTGTATTCTAAATGTGTTTACCATTTGGGTGCCAGATTTCAGTGATGAACTTCATCTTTGGAGGTCGTAGAGGATAATCATAGGGAAAGGTTAGGTATGCTTTGAAAAACCCTCCTTCACTGCAATTGAAGTGAGAAATAGAGAAATTTTTAAAATCGTGAAACTAACTAAACAAGCTAAAATGCTATTATTCAAATATCTTCTAACTTACAAAAGGGTATCTTGTGGACCTATGATCACAACTTCCCATTTGTATATGTCATCATCATCTATAAGACCAGCTGAAAAGCCCTCAACGGGATTCTTGTTGAGCTCTGGGAAAAGAGGAACACAATATCTTTTTAATACAGTCATGTTaccaaccatccatccatcagctgCACCTGCTTATCCTTAACTGTCATACTGACACTGGAGCAGCCTACATGTCTAGGGTTGTTAGGCTAGTCACCCATTAATCATGCCTTTCATGCAGAAAAGGGAGAGGCAGTAAGAGTAGTGACGGCTGACAATCTAATAAAACCACTGGTAAACTGTCAAATTAGCTAGTTCCTTTTTCTCTTACAGCAGGTTTACAGAGGAATGAATATAGTTAACAATGATCCAGTGTTTGGCAAATATCAGAAATTCTTAGGAACCACAAGTTATATCAACATGAAAACACTTGACTGACAAACTACAGGACAGGTGTGTTTAGAAAAGTAAACACGCAACTGCAACTtgatataattttaaaataggCCACAATTGCACAAcaccagaacagaacagcttTTGCCAAGTCAGTACTGGCAGAGAATGATGAATAGCTAAATTTAATCTACACTGCAGTCAAACCATGTATTATACCAGCAATAGGTGAatataaaatgattttctttttcattgcaATTAATTGGCTGCATGAATTCTTGCACGGGTGTTGACAGCAGGCTATATTATCAGCACTGGtcacataaatattaaaaataataacaatttcatttaaaatctatCCATTGTTTAGACTGGTGGCTATCATTCTTTTGTGATATTGACCACTTCTTGCGCTAACCTTGAAGGCTGCATTACTTTTCAGTCATCGGTCAATGAaacaaattattgttttaactTCTCACTGTTAAGTAGAAGTATCTTAATAAACCAGCATAGTTATGAAAACGCTCCATATGAAGTTGTTAAGTGAAAAGCCTAATAGGAATTTAACTATAGGTGTTGTAAGTGTCAGCATCACATGGTTCATCTAATTCTcaagtgtgattaaaaaaaatgttccgATAAAttgagaaaacacatttggttTAAAATAAAGACCTGAAAGTAATTCTTCTAACCGACAATCAACAGGACATCATGTTTTTCCAGTGTCCAGGTCCATGTGTCCGCTGCCACCATCGGCAATATTACTGACTCTTGGGGTAAAATGGGGCAAAATGGGGCAGGATGGGGCAAAACGAAGCAACGGGATAAAAGTACAAGTTTACAAAGAGTGCTTCAACACGGAGATGCTACAACTAAGCAGCATCACAGCCTGAGCTCGGTCTGACACCACAAACATTAGATATTATCTGTATAGCTGGGAGATAAGTTTGTAATTTCATTGCTGCTGATATAATGACGTACGTGTCTATGACATGCTCGGACTTCTTACAGCTAACATccataaaaaaactaaagtttTAAGAGCAGATGACTCCTTGGATTGATTATTCCTTTGTTCCGTCAGCTAACTAATGTCGAACTTGCTAGCCCCCTTAGCAAGGCTGCCGATGCGATTGATTTTATGCTAAAGATATAAATATAGGTGagctatatatacatatatgtgtatatgaaTATGTATAGACACTCCAGAGATTGGCTAATCGCGGCGTTTTAGTCACACACAAGGCTGCAGTGATAAAGGAACCCAGTGTGCTGCTTGGTTAGCTTTCTGAGCTTACTCCTATGGCGTAAACATAGCTTTGCgtagctgagaaaaaaaagctaacgttagctttaGGTAGGTGGCCTTTCCGTGAACAACGTTGGCTCATCAGGCTCCATTCATATTACCTGCCAGTTGTTTTCGAAGGAGTAAGGCTGATTGTTCGGTCATGGTACGCGGGCGGAatgtaaaaacactttctgtgGATGACTGCTTTCCGGGGAATAGGTAACGCTGAAATGGAGAGAGATGATGCACCgcctgctgctctccctctgtgttttgACACAAGGATCAGCTGCTGGTGGGAGCTGTGCGCCTGCGCGTCTTTGGACGGCTGACTGAGTTTATCTGCGTCCGTTCAAGGCCACACAAGAGGTttgtcttcaaaaaaaaaaaaaagcacactggCTGGACAAATGTTCCAGCCGCTGATAACTTCATGTTTATAGTGATTCTACTTCACCGGTGGCTGTTTATTTCACGCAGTTTAACTGAGGTTCGGTTGATATGTCAGATTTTATCGAATGTTTTATAGTAGGGGCCGCTGGTAtctcaagtcaaagtcaaaatgtatttattgtcaATTCTACAATGTGTACAGGACACATAAATTGCGTTTCTCTGTGACTCTCAGTggataaattaaacaaaatcaagacttaaaatatattatatgtTGTAAAAGacgaaaaagaaaacaaaaggcacaTTAGTAGTCCAGGTATTTGAGTTGATAAAGCTAAACAATTAAAGAGCTGTCAACATGTGATAACTGTAAACTTATGATATAATATAATCTAATTGATTATTTTCTCGAGTCTGCTAATGAATGTAATGGACACGATGCTTTTCCTGGCATGCGTGGAAACAATCTTTCAAATATCAagttaaatcagatttatttatacagcaccaaatcataacaaagttacatcaaggcactttacatatagagcaggtctagaccaaactctttataaaatgatttaaagagacccaacagatccccaaatgagcaagcacttggtgacagtggcaaggaaaaacttcctttaagaggcagaaacctcaagcagaaccaggctcggggggggaggggggcagccCTCTGCCTCGACCATATATAAGTATCCTTATATTTGTGTCTCGCAGTggcataaaaaatattttcaaggaTGGAAATCAAAAACAGGATGTCCCCGGTGTCGTGCTATTGCATCATATCGTCAAGGGGACTTGTTGGGAAGGACACAAACAGGCGatctctgttttgtctttttgtttacatttgtgtgGCTTGAGGCATCTTTAgtcagctgaaagaaaaaaaaaaaggttaagaaGGAAGTTTGACGTCCCGACGCGATCAGCCAGAGGTGGCTGTCGCCTTTGTGCCTGTTATTGTATCAGATATTTTTCTAACAATACAATAGTTAATGGAGGCAAAATTTGCCTCACGTTGATTTAGACGTCTGAATTAAAAGCgtttctgtatttaaaaaaaaaatagaagatgCGTTCTAGACTATCGAAAATATGACGATCACTGGCGGAGCCTAATGTATTGAGCTAGCGAAAAACACTATCTTATTGTTCGAAAATGTGATCTTTCATTTATAcgacatgaaaaatgaaaaaaattaatcacGTTCAAGTCAGAGTCGATTTCCAAAAGACTTTGCGTTTACGCACATTGGCGTTCACAGTTCGAATTTGTGAATTTTCTGTGAAGGCAAcacaaaaaggaaggaagggcgTGCGGCGCCATATTTAATACAGTGAAAGCTAGGTAGCGTTAGCTGTTTACAAGCCCAAACTTTTAACTTATAGCGGAAACCTGAAGCAAGCTCTCCACTTTGCCAATATGAATGTTATAGATCACGTACGCGACATGGCTGCAGCTGGCCTTCACTCTAACGTCCGGATATTAAGTAGTTTGTTTCTGACGATGAGCAATAACAATCCGTAAGTAGTGTCAGAGTGGGGTCCGTCTATTTCATGAAGAATGCTTTACCAACATATTAGTTGTCACCCAATGACAGTCGACAATAGCTGCCATTATTTGTTGCAGTCGTAAGAAGAAACTGGCGCCCGTTAAATGTCCAGTCTGAGTAGTTATAATGGAAGAGGTTTTTATTGATATTACTGGGTCGACATAGTGTCTGTTCTGTTCCAAGAAGTAGTCGCATCTCCAGTATTTTATAGAGCGCCTGTTAGCCGCTAGCTTGAATTGTGAGTCGAACAGGGGAATGCCTCCTGTCTGCACACACTGCGTGGATTGCTCCATGTTGAGGATCGTAGATCTTTCTGTgaagttgtttctgttgtgtgtgtggcgggattcttttttttaccctgcCGTTTTGGGTGTGTTTTTGTCCGCAGAGAACTGTTCTCACCGGCCCAGAAGTACCAGCTGCTGGTGTACCACGCTGATGCTATCTTCCACGATAAGGAATACCGGAATGCCGCCTGCAAGTACAGCATGGCGCTGCAACAGAAGAAAGTGCTCAGCAAAACATCCAAAGTTCGCACTTCCACTGGCGGAGCATCGACTAACATTCAGGCACAGGTGTGTTTTAACGTTTGATCAAAGCTGTAGCACACCTCAGCGTTTTCCCTTGGCAGACTGCAGGGTAACTTTAAATAGCGTTGGCATTTAGATTTTTGCCCTTGAAACAGCCTTGACACAGGACACTGTTTCATTTTGCGCAAACCCAAGAAAGTTAGGATTTGCTGGTTGTTATAGGTTGAAACATGTGgcttaatgtgtgtttttccagcAGCACAATAAGATGCAAGTGTTGGCTCCAAGCAAGGCTGCACAATTTGCAGCAAAAACAATTTAGCAGTctggagggggggaaaaaaacaacagtggtCAAAAAGCAtgacttaaaagaaaaatttacaATTGCACTTTCAGAGCTTGCCATCAGAAATTGAGGTTAAGTACAAGATAGCTGAATGCTACACCATTTTGAAATTGGACAAAGATGCCATTGCAGTGCTTGATGGGATTCCATCCAGACAGAGGACTCCAAAGGTAGGTGCTCTTATCGTTATTATAATTAGTTATTTGTGTGCATGATTTTTATTACAGAGCCGGCAttatatttttggaaatttGAGGTAACATTGGACTGAAACTGATCAGCTGTTGTGATTTGTTGTTATTCTAAtgatgtaataataaaaaccacaaCGCTAAATGAACAGGAGACTTCTCTGTTGTTGCTTGATAAAAGCTGCTAAATTCTGCCAAGATCAAAACAGTACGACACAAAAATGTACCATTATCCAATAAATTGGCAAAATTTCAGTGTATTTGCTTTTCAGAGTCCAGTGATGAAATGGATgatgttctctctctcaattTAGATCAACATGATGCTAGCAAACCTGTACAGGAAGGCTGGTCAAGAACGTTCTGCTGTGACAAGCTACAAAGAGGTTCTCAGACAGTGTCCACTTGCCCTGGATGCCATCATTGGTATGCATAGTAGCCACAGAGTCACCTTTATCTATTTAACCTGCTGAGTCACTTAAGTCTGTCTGGTGCCTTTACACATTTAGATGCTTTAATATTTTACTACTCCAATGACCATTCCAAAATTTGCCCACTGAAGGTTGATCACTTGGGCCTGTTATgcaaattttatatatatatatgctatgCATATGTTATAGAACCATACTAACTGTATGTCGGTGTGGACCTGCCTTGGGCCAGCAGAGCAAAAAGATCCATGTTATACATGCAATCGCTGGGTTTAAAAATTTGTGCACACTCTGTGCTCTTAGATCCATAGTCCACTCATATTTGTTAAGTGTGTCCTCAGATTCATGAGCTCTAAGAAGTTGTGTGGCAAGGTAACAGCAcatgaaatacagaaaatgatATTTAAGGGCTGTAGCCTCCCTGTTCAACACCATTATTCTGTTTTACAATTGTGCCAGCGACATGCTGTCAGTTGTCTGGGTGATGCACTGTCCTTGTTTGACAATTTCTTTTCGGATGTAGAAAAGCAGTGTTTGAAACTGTCAGGGCTTACAGCACTTCCTTTGGTCCTCAGCACATCATTTGAAGTTGTTTGAATGAGTGATTGTGGAGGAAAATCAAGCTACAGATGGAGATTACTCTGTTTATAGTTAAGTGTATTTATCTTCAGGACTGCTTATTCATCGATCATAAAAACACTCTAAATGAATGCTATTTTTTTGTTaggtctcctctctctgtcGGTTAAAGGAGCTGAAGTAGCGTCCATGACTATGGATGTAATCCAGAGTATCCCCAACCTGGATTGGCTCTCTGTTTGGATCAAGGCTTATGCCTTCATACACGCAGGGGACAATCAAAGAGCCATCAATACAATTTGGTAAACAAACCAATTGCCCAATGTAAAACTAATTAGTATACATTTTTCCTACCGGAACAGTTTTTTTGATGCTCATTACCATTCCTCCCTCATTGTGTCTCAGTTCTTTGGAGAAGAAGTCCCTCCTCCGGGACAATGTGGACCTTCTGGTGAGCCTGGCAGATGTGTACTTCAGGGCAGGGGACACCAAAAATGCCATCCTAAAATTTGAACAAGCCCAGATGCTGGATCCTTACCTCATTAAAGGTGAGCCACTTGTACCTGTCACAAACAGTGCTTACACAAATCTTTCTGTTGCCAAAGTCACATTGGTTGCTTGTGCTTGCAGGAATGGATGTCTATGGCTACCTGATGGCACGTGAGGGTCATCTGGAGGATGTTGAGGTCTTGGGAGGAcgattatttaatatttcagaccAACATGCTGAGCCTTGGGTGATCTCTGGGTCAGTCTTGAGTGAACAGCCATAATAGAGACTTTTGGTATTTGGGAAAAGTCTAACCTTTTGTAATCATCTGTCTTTCTGGCTCTTTTTCAGGTGTCACAGCTTTTATAGCAAGCGTTATTCCAGAGCCCTCTATCTGGGAGCCAAAGCCATCCAGCTGAACAGCAACAGTGTCCAGGCTCTCCTCCTGAAGGGGGCAGCATTGAGAAACATGGGTCGTGTTCAAGAAGCGATTATCCATTTCAGAGAGGCCATGCGTTTGGCACCCTGCAGACTTGATTGTTATGAGGgcatgttcacttttttttttttcttattaacaTTAATACTTACACGGCCTTCTTTGTATAGCGTAGAACATTTCGATTTTGCCTGAATTTACCTAACTGTCTCATTTACAGGTCTGATTGACTGTTACTTAGCATCCAATGGGATCCGAGAAGCTATGGGGATGGCTAATAACATCTATAAGACTCTGGGGGCCAATGCACAGACTCTGACTATCCTTGCCACAGTGTGCCTGGAAGACCCAGTGACTCAGGAGAAAGCTAAAACCCTGTTGGACAAAGCACTGGCTCAGAGGCCTGACTACACCAAGGCTGTTGTTAAGAAAGCTGAACTACTGAGTACGTACAACTGACTGAGTTTTAACATCAGTTATTGGCATTGCCATTATATTCAGAGCCattacttttgtgtgtgtgtatgtgtgtgtgtaggtcggGAACAGAAGTATGAAGAAGGGATTACACTCCTCCGAAATGCGTTGGCAAATCAGAGCGACTGTGTCCTGCATAGAATGCTTGGGGATTTTCTGGTGGCTGTCAATGATTACCAAGAAGCCATGGATCAGTACAGTATAGCACTAAGGTAACCATTGCTAGTCTTTAATTCAAATTCTAGGAGAAATAGTTGATGTAAGTCTTGTAGtcaagaaacatttttttctttgtagatattagtctttttttaatttttttttcctgtcctaAGCCTGGACCCCAATGACCAGAAGTCTTTAGAAGGCATGCAGAAgatggagaaagaagagagcCCAACAGATGCCACGGTGGAGCTGGATGGTGATGACATGGAGGGCAGTGGAGAAGATGGAGACCTGGAGGGCAGTGACAGTGAAGCAGCACAGTGGGCTGATCAGGAACAGTGGTTTGGCATGCAGTGACCCATCAGGATACTGAGGGACGCACCGTCAGTAGTCAGTACCCCATCTTCTAATACACTGCAGCCTGCGGGAAGCTTTTAGCCCTCAGGGCAGTCaaatagaagaagaaggaggcaCTGCTTCCCATACCTCATGTGAACAGAGGTAATCACCAAGTGACTGATGTTGCCAAATTTAGATACATTGCAGCTGCGACTGATGCCCTGCTTTGCAGAACAGCCACAGCAGATGAAAATCAGCACAGATCTCCAGCAGTTTTTGACCTGATGTTTTCCCATCAGCCAATTGACCGTGGAACTGTTCATACAGTCTTACAGGACCAGCAGATCGGCAGCCCCAGTGTAAATCAAAATGGGATGTTCAATGTGTTGCTGTCACTGtagtaaaatgtgtttgaaactGGAATTGTTGATGCTACCTGTTGTAGGTCCGTGGTTCTCTGAATGAAACGATCACTAGTAAAGCAAGTAAACTCAAACTTTGAATATAGTTGTTACAAAGTGACTGTCAAGAGTATTAATAGAAATGCTTTGGATAAAAAGCATTTCCAGACAAAATGACAAGTGGGACAAGTACATTGACTCAACTGGTGTGATGGGGAAATTTTGATTAGGCCAAAAATGGCTGGTGTTATCcatgatgtgtgtttctggggGGACTGCTGTATATGTGCTGTTTAGTTTGCCACCGATGAAATCGTTCATACCAGATAGACAAAGGAAACAGGTCTGTGGTGGAATGGTCACAtagtgtttttctgctgctattTTTATCATTCTTAAGAATTTTAATTATCacattttttaagttgtgtCATAACAGATACATGCATCTTATTTTTGTGAGCGTCTTCAGTTGTCTGTTTCAGAAAATAACCCAGTGATTGGCTCCTTAAATTGAAAAAAGAGTTAACCATTTCTGGACAAATGTTTATAGtgttttgtacatatttttgaaatgtataaTAAAATTATCAAACAACTTATTTACGTGAATGAGTGTGTGGTTCTGCGGTCAATTGAATAACACCGGGAAAATCAGTAATGTGGGACCAGGGAAAGGCAGCGTGCACTGCGGACCGGAGGCCcgtcaccaatgaacccagaTATGTTTTTGGAAGaagctggagtacctggagggaacctatgcaggcacagggacaacacacaaactcaacacagaaaggccccaggcccaggaatcgaacccagaactgtgacagttttatttacCTGAAACCAATGTACATGTGATACATTATACAATCATCTCTGAAAATACAGTACAGCAGTTTGGCAAAAAAATGCCATTTGAGGGACTGCTTGCCATTCTCATACTAAAATGTGTACATGGTTGTGCCACTCTGCATTTGCCTTCCAAATATGGCaaaatcagctctaaatatgCTGCACGTCTCAGTGCAAGCAGAAAcaagtctgtttattttttaccacAAAAGTGTTTCCCTAGGAAAGATGGACTGTTTTTGAGCTTATTTAATGTTTGTATGGAACTCATGAACGTCTATTCTATTTACCAGTACTATAGATGGTTTATTACACAAGTCTGGTAAAGCAGATGACTGAGCAGACATGCACCATAGAATAATGTATAATTTACTACACATAGTACCAAGATCTAAAAGGATGGTATGAGAGATTTTCATGCAGGAAAATTGAAGGACCGATAAGTTGTGACTGGCAAGACATTAATTTTTGGCCATTCTATAAATAAAGGATGTATGAACTTTATGAGCCCCTATTTTCGTAACATTTCATTGACACAGAGCTCCTGTAAccttaaaatacacatgcacgctgaaaaataaaaaccaagctTCTGGAAGTAATTTAGAGCAGAGGTTGGGCTTTACTTGGCCTTTGctgcaagaaaaagagaaaggaagaatcAAATCAGTGGAATGAAAGGCCAAAGTAAAAGTAAGCATCTGAGTGTCAAAGTATTTAAACTCATCAATACTTATTTCCAATAAAAGGCCATGCTGAAGGCAAGCAGAAGATTGGGACAAAATCAAAAAAGGCTCTATTATTTCCTGTAATGGCGTGTGAGCGTTTCGAGTAAACTGCACATCTCTAAAATATACTGCCAATCTACAATCAAACACAGCCAGCACATAGTGCAACATACATTACAACATAGTGGTAGTTCTGCACTTGGTCACATCAAAAGcctttcaaacacaaaaacctagATTTACTTCTtgcttttatcatttcat
The nucleotide sequence above comes from Echeneis naucrates chromosome 9, fEcheNa1.1, whole genome shotgun sequence. Encoded proteins:
- the LOC115048665 gene encoding ubiquitin-conjugating enzyme E2 G1-like; its protein translation is MTEQSALLLRKQLAELNKNPVEGFSAGLIDDDDIYKWEVVIIGPQDTLFEGGFFKAYLTFPYDYPLRPPKMKFITEIWHPNVAKNGDVCISILHEPGEDKFGYEKPEERWLPIHTVETIMISVISMLADPNSDSPANVDAAKEWREDPNGEFKRKVARCVRKSQEMAFD
- the anapc7 gene encoding anaphase-promoting complex subunit 7, which encodes MNVIDHVRDMAAAGLHSNVRILSSLFLTMSNNNPELFSPAQKYQLLVYHADAIFHDKEYRNAACKYSMALQQKKVLSKTSKVRTSTGGASTNIQAQSLPSEIEVKYKIAECYTILKLDKDAIAVLDGIPSRQRTPKINMMLANLYRKAGQERSAVTSYKEVLRQCPLALDAIIGLLSLSVKGAEVASMTMDVIQSIPNLDWLSVWIKAYAFIHAGDNQRAINTICSLEKKSLLRDNVDLLVSLADVYFRAGDTKNAILKFEQAQMLDPYLIKGMDVYGYLMAREGHLEDVEVLGGRLFNISDQHAEPWVISGCHSFYSKRYSRALYLGAKAIQLNSNSVQALLLKGAALRNMGRVQEAIIHFREAMRLAPCRLDCYEGLIDCYLASNGIREAMGMANNIYKTLGANAQTLTILATVCLEDPVTQEKAKTLLDKALAQRPDYTKAVVKKAELLSREQKYEEGITLLRNALANQSDCVLHRMLGDFLVAVNDYQEAMDQYSIALSLDPNDQKSLEGMQKMEKEESPTDATVELDGDDMEGSGEDGDLEGSDSEAAQWADQEQWFGMQ